Proteins co-encoded in one Cricetulus griseus strain 17A/GY chromosome 1 unlocalized genomic scaffold, alternate assembly CriGri-PICRH-1.0 chr1_1, whole genome shotgun sequence genomic window:
- the LOC100750541 gene encoding disintegrin and metalloproteinase domain-containing protein 25 isoform X2, protein MKSCCSNASTQPEDRPLSQPCLQPRQRTSSLDVLWDTVAMSEAGAHTSISHQHLWLEMLIILSTWPLNGHAQHTSLPEVVIPLRVTSNRTMWAMGWLTYSLHFGGQRHVIYMKANKFFMSRHLSVFTYTDQGSLHKEQPFVQKDCYYHGYMDGDPESMVVLTTCFGGIQGTLQVNGTVYEIKPKNLSSTFEHLVHKIDNEETKLLPMRCALTEEEIALQMKLQETDNHTLMQSSYEGWWAHKRFLNLVLVVDHERIRYLNSNLSHVLREILIIVHAIHEIFLTLDVEVVLFGVEMWNAGNQVKVTTIDHLLRDFCYWKWISLNNRIQNDIAHLFVKHDFGSKNGLADVGSVCVQSKNCGVDRLEGSELHHFGQLTAHGIGHNLGLKHDEHTCKCGYYACIMAQAGIGVNKFSNCSYAAFWSTYAGANCLRKEKKPVMKFKFKSCGNGVVEDGEQCDCGSWQACRADPCCVEGCMLQGGASCAFGLCCKDCKIMPSGTMCREPANECDLPEWCDGHSHECPNDVYLLDGSSCKDGGYCYEKRCNSRDEQCQQIFGKEARSAAQSCYREINTQGDRFGNCGIFRSTYLRCKDSDILCGRVQCENVKVIPTLEGHSTVHWIHLNGVTCWGTDYHFGMTIPDIGHVKDGTDCGPEHVCIDRKCVNKSVWVSDCSPKTCNSNGVCNNLHHCHCNLGWDPPECFTNGSGGSIDSGPPSPAPKQRQPTRKDSPNYYMNSLILLAIFPCFVYACFHNRYVTSSREEEPAVSTSEAEEESSDVSSASKIS, encoded by the exons atGAAG TCTTGCTGCTCTAATGCATCAACTCAGCCAGAAGACAGACCATTGAGTCAGCCCTGCTTGCAACCAAGACAAAGGACATCCTCCTTGGATGTCTTGTGGGACACGGTGGCTATGAGTGAGGCTGGGGCACACACAAGTATAAGTCATCAGCACCTCTGGCTGGAGATGTTGATCATTCTTTCAACATGGCCCTTGAATGGGCATGCTCAACACACCAGCCTCCCAGAAGTAGTGATACCCTTACGGGTCACAAGCAACAGAACAATGTGGGCTATGGGATGGCTGACCTATAGCCTGCACTTTGGGGGCCAGAGGCATGTTATCTACATGAAAGCCAACAAGTTTTTCATGTCTAGACACCTCTCTGTGTTCACCTACACTGACCAAGGTTCTCTGCACAAGGAGCAGCCTTTTGTCCAGAAAGATTGCTACTACCATGGCTATATGGATGGAGACCCAGAATCCATGGTTGTTCTTACCACATGTTTTGGAGGCATTCAAGGAACATTACAGGTAAATGGAACAGTGTATGAAATTAAGCCCAAGAACCTTTCTTCcacatttgaacatttggttcaTAAGATAGACAATGAGGAGACAAAATTACTCCCCATGAGATGCGCATTAACAGAAGAGGAGATAGCCCTGCAAATGAAGCTTCAAGAGACTGATAACCACACACTGATGCAAAGCAGCTATGAGGGCTGGTGGGCCCACAAGCGTTTTCTTAACCTGGTATTGGTCGTAGACCATGAGCGAATTCGTTATCTGAATAGCAATCTGTCACATGTGTTACGGGAAATATTGATCATTGTGCATGCAATCCATGAGATTTTTCTTACACTGGATGTTGAAGTAGTTCTATTTGGAGTTGAGATGTGGAATGCAGGAAACCAAGTGAAAGTGACTACCATAGATCACCTCCTGAGGGATTTTTGCTATTGGAAGTGGATCAGCCTTAATAATCGTATTCAAAATGATATTGCACATCTTTTTGTGAAACATGATTTTGGTTCAAAAAATGGCTTAGCTGATGTCGGATCTGTTTGTGTGCAATCTAAGAATTGTGGAGTTGATCGTCTTGAAGGCTCTGAACTTCATCATTTTGGACAACTTACAGCACATGGGATTGGTCATAATTTGGGTCTGAAGCATGATGAGCACACATGTAAATGTGGATATTATGCATGCATAATGGCTCAAGCAGGCATTGGTGTCAACAAATTCAGCAACTGCAGTTATGCTGCATTTTGGTCAACCTATGCTGGTGCCAACTGTCTGCGCAAGGAAAAGAAGCCAGTAATGAAGTTCAAATTCAAGTCCTGTGGGAATGGTGTGGTTGAGGATGGAGAGCAGTGCGATTGTGGATCCTGGCAGGCATGTAGGGCTGATCCATGCTGTGTGGAGGGCTGCATGCTGCAAGGTGGGGCTTCCTGTGCTTTTGGGCTTTGTTGCAAAGATTGCAAGATCATGCCATCAGGCACAATGTGCAGAGAACCGGCCAATGAATGTGACCTTCCAGAATGGTGTGATGGACATTCACATGAGTGCCCTAATGATGTTTATTTGCTTGATGGGAGCTCCTGTAAAGATGGTggctattgctatgaaaagagaTGTAATAGCCGAGATGAACAGTGCCAGCAAATCTTTGGCAAAGAAGCCAGGAGTGCAGCTCAGAGTTGCTACAGGGAAATCAACACCCAAGGAGACCGTTTTGGCAACTGTGGTATATTCAGAAGTACATACCTAAGATGTAAGGACTCAGACATCCTCTGTGGGAGAGTTCAGTGTGAGAATGTAAAAGTTATTCCTACTTTGGAAGGACATTCCACTGTCCACTGGATTCACCTCAATGGTGTCACCTGTTGGGGAACTGACTACCATTTTGGGATGACAATACCTGACATTGGCCATGTGAAAGATGGCACAGACTGTGGTCCAGAGCATGTGTGCATTGATAGGAAGTGTGTCAATAAGTCAGTTTGGGTAAGTGATTGTTCACCAAAGACATGCAACAGCAACGGAGTCTGCAACAACTTACACCACTGCCACTGCAACTTGGGATGGGACCCACCAGAGTGCTTTACAAATGGTAGTGGAGGAAGTATTGACAGTGGCCCTCCATCCCCAGCTCCAAAACAAAGGCAACCCACGAGAAAGGATTCACCTAATTATTATATGAACAGTCTGATTTTGCTTGCTATTTTCCCATGCTTTGTGTACGCTTGTTTTCACAATAGGTATGTGACGTCTTCTAGGGAGGAGGAACCTGCTGTTTCCActtcagaagcagaagaagagtcCAGTGATGTCAGCTCTGCTAGCAAAATCTCGTAA